ATACCGTCGATCCTGCTGATGGACACAACCTGATTGAAATCGCGTTTCCAGATACCAATAGCACAATCGACTTTAACAGTTCCTCTTTCAACAGCACGATCCGCTCTGCCATTCAATCGAGCCAGGCAGAATCTACGCTGCTGAGCAATCGGATCAAATGCAGTCAGTATGTCCTCTCCGGAAATCCCTGGGGACCAGCAGCCGGAAATGTTTTTTTCAGTCTGGTCAAAACTCCCAGCGATTCCAGCCTGAGCAGTGTTTCACCTGGAACGGCTGACTGGATGAATCTTTCCTGGCCTCAGGGAACCGCCAGTGCCAGCAGTGGACTGCGTCTGGTGACCGTAAACTGCGAAGCACAGTTCGAAACAGCAGAACAGACAGCTTTGAATGAAGTTAATTCCGCATCTGCCTTACCATTTTTTGCATCCGGTTCGAGGTACTATGCATACGCACCATAAAGCAGCGCATCTTCGCAGTCTGAAAGCCGACGACAAAAGTCGATCTCTGCTGTGGAGGAATCTGCGCACTTCGCGCGCGGGGATCTCGATGATCCTGGTGATGTTTGCATTAAGTATGTCGCTGGTGTTGACCTACTCCTTTATCCAGACCCAGAGCGTACTCACTCAGGTTACCGAAAATGGTTCGAGGCGTGATCTGGCAATGAATGCCGCCCGGGCAGGAATGACGGACGCATTGAATCGATTGAATTCACTGGAATGGACCGGAGTAAATGACCAGTATCAGCGCGAGTTTTTCTCAGACTCGGATGGAGACAGTACCTACGCGATCTCCTTTGAAACTACAGGGGATTCCATCGGTTCCGTTCTGGAATTGAATGCCCACTCGCTGGGCGCCTGGACTTCAGCCACCAACAGCAATATGCGATCTGAGTATCTGATTACGGCAAAAATGAGACTGGTGCCTCGATTGACAGGCCGCTCGATATTACCGGGAGACTCCGCTGCCGCGACTGATCAAGTCACGAACTCGGGAGATTTCGATCAGTTCCGGCAATACGCGCTGTTTGCCGAAACAGGTTCCAGTTCACTCATTCTGGATCCCTGCGACCGCATCGATGGTAATATATGGCTCTATGATAATCTGGTACTGTACGAGGACCCTGCCTGGAGTTCTTCGGTTCGGGATGAGTTCCTGGAAGACCTGGGGAAACGGTTTGTTACTTTCCCGGCAGGTTCAACCAGTCTTTCAGAGGCCACTATTTCTTATCCCCATCCGATCGCGGGGTCGGTGACCTATTATGATTACCCTTCTTCTTCGAGCCGAAGAGATTTGGCAGATCTCAAACTGAACTGGTCTACTACCAGTAACCGCCTGCGGATTCCCAGCTCAAATTATTCTGCTTTTTCCAGTTATCGACTATATGAAGGAGGTCCGGTCTATCAGGCGGTTTCGCTGAACTCCTCATTATATAATGTGACACTGAAGCCGTCTCCAGGAAACCCTCTGGGGATCTTCTATCGCAGTGGCAGTCTGAATGTTTATGACAACGTTGTGCTACAGGGAACACTGGTCGCTACGTCAAAAATAACGTTCCATGGCAAAGGCATCCATCTCACCTCGTTCAACTGGAAAGGCTCTGACGGCGGATCACTGGTGCTCAACGCAGAGCGCTGGCCGCGACTGCCGACAGTCGTAGCAGACGATATTGAATTTGTCCGTGAAACACAAACAACACTCGAAGGAGCCGTCGTGTGTCATGGTGACGTCAACGGAGCCGGCGGCTCTGTCGATTATGCGAATGTCTCCAACATACAATATTCGGGCACTGCAACAGCGGTTTCGATCGAACAGCCTTTTAGCACAGTGACGCTCCAGGAATACAAGCTTCTCGACTTGATCTCAAGCAACGGGAAATACGCGATCTGGCTGGAAACGACGGGAACCGGTCAAACGGGAACGACGGGATCCTGGTATCCCATCACCGGGGTGGACAGCGCACATCAACAGCTGACCGTCCGGGGGGAGATTGATCATCCTTCGCCCACCGGCTATTTAATCAAACGTCACAAGCAGGAACTGACGCAGATTCGCGGTCCCATTTGTGCTGAAACATATAATTTTAATCGTCTCGATGAATGGGTGCTTTCCAGTTCGTACTGGAATGACCGTAAACATAAGTGGGACTATGAAAACGACGTGCGACGATATTTTGGCTACTCTGAAATCCCATTCAGTGAGTGGCTGGAGAACCCTTACAATTTTACTGGCTGGAGTTCGTATTACCAGTCTTACGGACTCAGCCTGGAACCCACACTGCATATTCAGCATTTGAAAGATCAGGCATATCGTTGGGAACCGCCGTTATTTCAGCCTTTCGATGGAGGAGAGACGACTCCGGAACTCTCCGGGTATCGCTGGTCGCTGATTGACTGGAAAGAGACTCAATAATTTTGTTAGTGAGATCAGATGCAACATATTGATCGTAATCATCGGCTAAGTGGCTGGCATCCTTTTCAACGAAGGAGGCCCACGGAAAACCTGCGCGCCGACAGAAACGGTTTCACACTGGTCGAACTGATGATTGTGGTGCTGTTGCTCTCGATTCTGGCAACCGTGTCCCTGATTTCAACCGACAGCAGTGGTTCGCTGGCTTTGGATGCCACCGCACGCATGCTGGTGGCTGACTTACATCTGGCACGCAACCACGCCATCAAATTCAATTCAGAATACAAGGTCGATTTTGACCTCAATGCACAAACCTATGAAATATTGCATACCGGCTCTGGTGATTTACCGGTTCCCAAAAACAACCTTGCGGGATCAGCCGCGGATTCAGATCGCTACCTCAAACAGATACAGATTGATTCTCTGAATCTGCCCGGGCAGGCGGTACTCAGACAAATCAAATTGAAAACATCCGATTCAGCTGTCAGCGAACTCACATTCGGCCCAACGGGTGGCACGGGCCCTGTGCGCAACGAAGACACAATCCTGATGTTAACAACTCAAAAATATGGAAATACGTTTTACATCCTCATCACCGTTTCCTGGGTTACAGGCCAGGCATGGGTTGGTGAGATTCAAACATTATAACACCCGGCGACTCATTCACTGAAAACGAAACTGAAAACATGATTTCAATCAAACGATCACAATATAGTCCCATCGGTTTACAGCTGGGCCCGAATTCCGTGACCCTCGTTCAGTTAACCGGTCCACGCAATAATCGCATTGTCCATGCGATAGCACAGGAACAGTTTGACTTTGACGAGAAACTGACGCTCGACGAACGTGATGCAAAAATCGCAGCGGAAATCCGTCGCATCCTTTCCGATCATCATTTCAAAGGTCGCCGAGTGACCAGTTGCCTGGGATCACAGGAACTGTTCATCCAGAATATTCGACTACCACAACTGCCGGCAGAAGAACTCACCAAAGTGGTTGCCTGGGAAGCAGAAGAAAGACTGCCCTATCCGGTGGCAGACGCAGAAATTCGTCATCTACCCGCTGGTCAGGTGCGGCAGGAAGCCAATACCAAACAGGAAGTCATTCTGCTGGCCTGCCATAATGGAATTCTGGAACGCCATCTGAATCTCCTGGATCTGGCCGGGTTAAATGCGGTCGCCATTGACGTGGAACCTTCGGCAACTCTGCGGTGTTTTCATGACGGCGCACGGGGGGCACATTCGAATTCTGCCAATTGTTATCTGAATTTTGGGGAAGCGGCTACGACAGTCATTTTTGCTGATCAGCAAAATGTGCTCTTTCTGAAATATATCATGCAAGGCAGTAACCAACTTGATCGTGCTGTCGCAGAAAACCTGGATTTGCCGCTCTCTGAAGCGATTCGCATGCGAAATATTGTCACCAACTCCACTTCACTGGATGCCAGTGATGAACTGCATCGTTCCGTCATCGATTCGATTCGCTCTCTGCTGGAATCGATCAGCACAGAAATTG
The sequence above is a segment of the Gimesia algae genome. Coding sequences within it:
- a CDS encoding prepilin-type N-terminal cleavage/methylation domain-containing protein yields the protein MRCCAVRKENSRLGFTLVELLMSMAISSILIVALAGIVTATQSAWQHTRGIEDSQAQINAAFDRIKLMISQAGVYHVSGQSPRVGIAVVTNSWNSIDIPNTLVVWSGGRNGGLSEQGTITRLPQLSEILIYTVDPADGHNLIEIAFPDTNSTIDFNSSSFNSTIRSAIQSSQAESTLLSNRIKCSQYVLSGNPWGPAAGNVFFSLVKTPSDSSLSSVSPGTADWMNLSWPQGTASASSGLRLVTVNCEAQFETAEQTALNEVNSASALPFFASGSRYYAYAP
- a CDS encoding pilus assembly FimT family protein translates to MQHIDRNHRLSGWHPFQRRRPTENLRADRNGFTLVELMIVVLLLSILATVSLISTDSSGSLALDATARMLVADLHLARNHAIKFNSEYKVDFDLNAQTYEILHTGSGDLPVPKNNLAGSAADSDRYLKQIQIDSLNLPGQAVLRQIKLKTSDSAVSELTFGPTGGTGPVRNEDTILMLTTQKYGNTFYILITVSWVTGQAWVGEIQTL
- the pilM gene encoding pilus assembly protein PilM — its product is MISIKRSQYSPIGLQLGPNSVTLVQLTGPRNNRIVHAIAQEQFDFDEKLTLDERDAKIAAEIRRILSDHHFKGRRVTSCLGSQELFIQNIRLPQLPAEELTKVVAWEAEERLPYPVADAEIRHLPAGQVRQEANTKQEVILLACHNGILERHLNLLDLAGLNAVAIDVEPSATLRCFHDGARGAHSNSANCYLNFGEAATTVIFADQQNVLFLKYIMQGSNQLDRAVAENLDLPLSEAIRMRNIVTNSTSLDASDELHRSVIDSIRSLLESISTEIENCLRYYKVTFRGKKLNQLIVTGNECSPWLIDFLSERLNTDCEMGNPFESLERWPTSTSILERPGRWTTALGLAMKEKTI